Proteins co-encoded in one Conger conger chromosome 4, fConCon1.1, whole genome shotgun sequence genomic window:
- the LOC133125949 gene encoding butyrophilin subfamily 1 member A1-like produces the protein MKADWSMCPYLILLILHQTSRSEMFQLLGPAGPVIAVVGEDVVLPTHLKPNISAEDMHIEWFRPQNRDPLVHLYLLGESRNEHQNPSYSGRTTLFPEELRKGNTSLRLGRVQVSDEGQYSCYIQSKSDNNYRIMVSLEVRAVGTEPVIFREADEEGEVGLLCESKGWYPQPDLIWQDSEGHNLTTEKPEILRDSLGLIVIRTRVVIKREGSSTFTCRVLQQKLNDEKVTEFYLHAVKTCES, from the exons ATGAAGGCTGATTGGTCAATGTGCCCGTATTTGATTCTCCTGATCCTCCACCAGACCTCCAGATCAG AGATGTTCCAGCTTCTGGGTCCAGCTGGTCCTGTCATTGCTGTAGTTGGTGAAGATGTTGTCCTTCCCACTCACCTCAAACCCAACATAAGTGCAGAGGATATGCACATAGAGTGGTTCAGACCACAGAACAGAGACCCACTGGTGCATCTCTACCttctgggagagagcaggaatgAGCACCAGAACCCATCGTACAGCGGAAGGACCACACTCTTCCCTGAGGAACTGAGGAAGGGCAATACGTCTCTGAGGCTGGGCAGGGTCCAGGTCTCTGATGAGGGGCAGTATTCATGTTACATTCAGTCCAAGTCTGACAATAATTACCGCATCATGGTTTCACTGGAAGTAAGAG CTGTAGGAACTGAGCCAGTGATCTTCAGGGAAGCAGATGAAGAAGGGGAGGTTGGCCTGCTGTGTGAATCTAAAGGCTGGTATCCTCAGCCTGACCTCATCTGGCAGGACAGTGAGGGTCACAATCTCACCACTGAGAAACCCGAGATACTCAGGGACAGCCTGGGCCTCATTGTCATAAGAACACGTGTCGTCATAAAGAGAGAAGGCAGCAGCACATTCACCTGTCGAGTTCTGCAGCAGAAGCTCAATGATGAAAAGGTGACAGAGTTTTACCTCCATG CTGTGAAGACTTGTGAGTCGTGA